The DNA segment AGCAGAATGCGGTTGAATACACTGCTGACCGAACCGCTCATGGCTGAAGGATTGCCGGTGCCAACCACGCTGGGGTTATAGCCCACCGTTTGCACGCCGCCCACGCCGTAGCTGGTATCCAGGGTGCCGTCGCCGTTCAGTCGCAAAATAGCGCTGACATTCACGTTGCCCAGTTCCGTGACCCGCGTGGTGCCCGCCGCCAGAATCTTGCCGTCCGGCTGAATCGCCACGTCCGACAGGCTTGCTGCGTAATCCTCAAGGTTGAAGAAGCTATTGATACTCAGGTTGAACATGCCGGGGGTAGAGCTGGCGGCATTGAAGGTGGTGTCCAGAGGGAGAGTCGGAACCGACAGATAGCGCCGCACTTTGAAGGCTCGCCAGTTGCCCGCGCCGCCCTGGCTACTGACCGTCTGGGTGTTGTCGGTGCCGCCCGTCACAATGTTGTTGTTCTGGTCAATTTCTACGCTCTGGAACCAGTCCTGGGTGTTGGGATTGTCGACGGTGACACTATCCAGCAAGGTGCCGGTCGGGCCGTATTTGAACATTACCGCGCCAGAATCGTCATAGACCTGGGTGGGGATGCTGCGGTTCTTGACGCCCACCACCACGATGTTGCCGTTCTTGTCCACAGCCACGTCGGTTGCCTCATCGTTGACATTGCTCAGGTGCCGCACGTCGCTCCACAGGACATTTCCAGCCGGGCCGTACATGACAGTTGCAAAGTCGGGGTCGGCTCCCGGCAGGCTGCCCACCGCGTCCGCCGAACCCACCATCACGGTATTGCCGTTGGGCAGCACGCGCACGCTGTTGGCGTGATGCAAGTTGATCGGCTTGACTGGGTTGACCTTCTGGAGACAAAAGCCGTCGTAGCCCATCCACGACACCAGTTCTGGATGCCCGTTCACCTGCGCCGAGGCGTTGTCGTTCACGGTGGTCACCTGCATGGTCGTCGCGCCGCCAACACCAATCGTGAAGGTGTGGGACTGAGGCACCCAGGGCAACGAGGGCGAGTTCACGGGGATGCTGCCCGAAACGATGGTCGGGGCCGCGATTGTCCAGGGCGTAGTGCTGACGCTGTTGCCAAAATTGATGGTGTACTTGGAGTAGTTTGCCACCGTGGTGGAGAAGGCCCGCAGTCCCAGCTTGAGCGTGTAAGTGCCGGGTGTGAGACTCAGGCCCGACTGCGCGAACGATTCGCCGCCGTCCTTATAGCCCCAAGCCAGCAGCCAGCCGGGAGCCGAGTCGTAGCCCACCGTTGGGCTGTGCTGCGGACTGCCCGCCGCCGAGGCCCAGCCAGGTACGACGGTTGGCCCAAGCGGCGAGATGTTCGTGCTGCTACCCGCCGTGAACTGCGCGGCATTGGGGTTTTGAAGCAGGTTATCCACGCAGGAATTCTGGGTGCGGGGATCGGGCAGGGGGATCTGGGCATCGGGCGGAGTGACGGCTACGGCCACGGCCACGGGAACGTCATTTCCAGCACAAGACGCGAGAATAAGGGCGGTAGAAAGCAATAGGGCGGGGGCAAGCACAGCTTTGATGGTTTTATTCATGGTCATACCTTCTTTTTTGCTGGCAAGGGAGCGGGCAAAGGAACGCGGACTGGACTCGGTGCGGTCTTGCATGAGGTGTCCTCCTGTGGACGTGAGGGGCGAAGGGGGGGAAGCGGTCAGGCAGCAGTGGAGGTCATCAGGCACGCTCTGGCTTGTTGCCCAGCCGCTGCCTTTCCGGTGTCCACCTGTTCTTATTTGCTGCTGAAATCAAGGTACGCGCCGACCCCTGAACGACCCCTGAACGCTCATGAACACTGGGGGATGGGCAACGGAAAAACCCGCGCTGGGCAAGCCCCGGTATGGTATGAACGCCTGATAACGCACACGGAATCGGCACAGTTTCCAATGCCCAGCAGCTTTAAGGCTTCCCCGCCGCTGCACCGCGAACTGGCCCACGCGCACGCCGCAGCAGAGTGCCCTGGCTATCCCCCAGAAACAACAAAAACCCCGCGCAGGGCGGGGCGATTGATTTGCATTGTTAGTGCATCTTGTTTCCCACTCAATAGCCGCTGAGCCGCAGCATCGGCTTTCCATTCTGGACCTGGAGAACGCGCGACGACGTGAGCATGAAGGCCCGGACGGCGGCGGGCGGCGGCAGGTTCGCCAGATTCGCGCCCTTGACCAGCGCGGCGGCTCCGGCCACCAGCGGCGCGGCAAACGAGGTGCCGCTGTACAGGTAC comes from the Deinococcus sp. AJ005 genome and includes:
- a CDS encoding delta-60 repeat domain-containing protein; translation: MNKTIKAVLAPALLLSTALILASCAGNDVPVAVAVAVTPPDAQIPLPDPRTQNSCVDNLLQNPNAAQFTAGSSTNISPLGPTVVPGWASAAGSPQHSPTVGYDSAPGWLLAWGYKDGGESFAQSGLSLTPGTYTLKLGLRAFSTTVANYSKYTINFGNSVSTTPWTIAAPTIVSGSIPVNSPSLPWVPQSHTFTIGVGGATTMQVTTVNDNASAQVNGHPELVSWMGYDGFCLQKVNPVKPINLHHANSVRVLPNGNTVMVGSADAVGSLPGADPDFATVMYGPAGNVLWSDVRHLSNVNDEATDVAVDKNGNIVVVGVKNRSIPTQVYDDSGAVMFKYGPTGTLLDSVTVDNPNTQDWFQSVEIDQNNNIVTGGTDNTQTVSSQGGAGNWRAFKVRRYLSVPTLPLDTTFNAASSTPGMFNLSINSFFNLEDYAASLSDVAIQPDGKILAAGTTRVTELGNVNVSAILRLNGDGTLDTSYGVGGVQTVGYNPSVVGTGNPSAMSGSVSSVFNRILLQDNKAVMAGHVIFGSPDDVCTVTRLDVNGKLDATFGTGGVTLIKQAQCKGIASDGKMLALTGPNFQAFSANDSDVLDARLVATNGALSSVAPGVNDPNTYGPVGRVDVGTNVAYDPTTSKYVFSGFTNKAGTDDEWFSPLLRR